In Helicobacter pylori, the following are encoded in one genomic region:
- a CDS encoding glycosyltransferase family 4 protein, whose amino-acid sequence MVIVLVVDSFKDTSNGTSMTAFRFFEALKKRGHVMRVVAPYVDNLGSEEEGYYNLKERYIPLVTEISHKQHILFAKPDEKILRKAFKGADMIHTYLPFLLEKTAVKIAREMQVPYIGSFHLQPEHISYNMKLGWFSWFNMMLFSWFKSSHYRYIHHIHCPSKFIVEELEKYNYGGKKYAISNGFDPMFRFEHPQKSLFDTTPFKIAMVGRYSNEKNQSVLIQAVALSKYKQDIVLLLKGKGPDEKKIKLLAQKLGVKTEFGFVNSNELLEILKTCTLYVHTANVESEAIACLEAISVGIVPIIANSPLSATRQFALDERSLFEPNNAKDLSAKIDWWLENKLERERMQNEYAKSALNYTLENSVIQIEKVYEEAIRDFKNNPHLFKTLS is encoded by the coding sequence ATGGTTATTGTTTTAGTCGTGGATAGCTTTAAAGACACCAGTAATGGCACTTCTATGACGGCGTTTCGTTTTTTTGAAGCGCTGAAAAAAAGAGGGCATGTGATGAGAGTGGTTGCCCCTTATGTGGATAATTTAGGGAGTGAAGAAGAGGGGTATTACAACCTTAAAGAGCGCTATATCCCCCTAGTTACAGAAATTTCACACAAACAACACATTCTTTTTGCTAAACCGGATGAAAAAATCTTAAGAAAGGCCTTTAAGGGAGCGGATATGATCCATACTTATTTGCCTTTTTTGCTAGAAAAAACAGCCGTAAAAATTGCGCGAGAAATGCAAGTGCCTTATATTGGCTCTTTCCATTTACAGCCAGAACATATTTCTTATAACATGAAATTGGGGTGGTTTTCTTGGTTTAACATGATGCTTTTTTCGTGGTTTAAATCTTCGCATTACCGCTATATCCACCATATCCATTGCCCATCAAAATTCATTGTAGAAGAATTAGAAAAATACAACTATGGAGGGAAAAAATACGCTATTTCTAACGGCTTTGATCCCATGTTTAGATTTGAACATCCGCAAAAAAGCCTTTTTGACACCACACCCTTTAAAATCGCTATGGTAGGGCGCTATTCTAATGAAAAAAATCAAAGCGTTTTAATCCAAGCGGTTGCTTTAAGCAAATACAAACAAGATATTGTATTATTGCTCAAAGGCAAAGGGCCTGATGAGAAAAAAATCAAACTTTTAGCCCAAAAACTAGGCGTAAAAACGGAATTTGGGTTTGTCAATTCCAATGAATTGTTAGAGATTTTAAAAACTTGCACCCTTTATGTGCACACAGCCAATGTGGAAAGCGAAGCGATTGCGTGTTTAGAGGCTATTAGCGTGGGGATTGTGCCTATTATCGCCAATAGCCCTTTAAGCGCGACTAGGCAATTTGCACTAGATGAACGATCGCTATTTGAGCCTAATAACGCTAAAGATTTGAGCGCTAAAATAGACTGGTGGTTAGAAAACAAGCTTGAAAGAGAAAGGATGCAAAACGAATACGCTAAAAGCGCTTTAAATTACACTTTAGAAAATTCAGTCATTCAAATTGAAAAAGTTTATGAAGAAGCGATCAGAGATTTTAAAAATAACCCCCATCTCTTTAAAACCTTATCGTAA
- a CDS encoding hotdog domain-containing protein: MQESIVRVDYDSLETCKNFKPSVGTELVVLEKDIAHARFKGNESMVYEENFVHAGFMLIACNYAALCALNKRHSVVVSNNINFYAPLELNQEALIKAQVIQDGVKKAEIKIEAFVLDIQVLEGMIEIVVFDKKPFKFNFKEE, encoded by the coding sequence GTGCAAGAATCAATCGTTCGTGTGGATTATGACTCTTTGGAAACTTGTAAGAATTTCAAACCAAGCGTTGGCACTGAATTGGTCGTTTTAGAAAAAGATATAGCCCATGCGCGTTTCAAGGGCAATGAAAGCATGGTGTATGAAGAAAATTTTGTGCATGCCGGGTTTATGCTTATTGCGTGCAATTATGCGGCCTTGTGCGCATTGAATAAAAGACACAGCGTGGTGGTTTCTAATAACATCAATTTTTATGCCCCCCTAGAATTGAATCAAGAAGCGCTCATTAAGGCGCAAGTAATTCAAGATGGCGTGAAAAAAGCTGAAATAAAAATAGAGGCGTTTGTGTTAGACATTCAGGTTTTAGAGGGAATGATAGAAATCGTGGTGTTTGATAAAAAGCCTTTCAAATTCAATTTTAAAGAAGAGTAG
- the cmoB gene encoding tRNA 5-methoxyuridine(34)/uridine 5-oxyacetic acid(34) synthase CmoB: MLICNDNLNPKTLLEEIMALRPWRKGPFEISQIKIDSEWDSSIKWDLVKNATPLKDKVVADVGCNNGYYLFKMLEHGPKSLVGFDPGVLVKKQFEFLAPFFDKEKKIIYESLGVEDLHEKYPNAFDVIFCLGVLYHRKSPLEALKALYHALKINGELVLDTLIIDSPLDIALCPKKTYAKMKNVYFIPSVSALKGWCERVGFENFEILSVLKTTPKEQRKTDFILGQSLEDFLDKTDPSKTLEGYDAPLRGYFKMLKPSKR, from the coding sequence ATGCTCATTTGTAACGATAATCTCAATCCAAAAACCCTTTTAGAAGAAATCATGGCGTTAAGGCCATGGCGTAAAGGCCCTTTTGAAATTTCTCAAATTAAGATTGATAGCGAATGGGATAGCTCTATTAAATGGGATTTGGTCAAAAACGCCACTCCTTTAAAAGATAAGGTTGTGGCTGATGTGGGTTGCAATAATGGCTATTACTTGTTTAAAATGCTAGAACATGGGCCTAAAAGCTTGGTGGGGTTTGATCCGGGCGTTTTAGTCAAAAAACAATTTGAATTTTTAGCCCCCTTTTTTGATAAAGAAAAAAAAATCATTTACGAGTCTTTAGGGGTAGAGGATTTGCATGAAAAATACCCTAACGCTTTTGATGTCATTTTTTGCTTAGGGGTGCTATACCATAGAAAAAGCCCGCTAGAGGCTTTAAAAGCCTTGTATCATGCTTTAAAGATAAATGGGGAGTTGGTGTTGGATACTTTAATTATTGATTCGCCCTTAGACATCGCTCTTTGCCCTAAAAAAACTTACGCTAAAATGAAAAATGTTTATTTTATCCCCAGTGTTAGCGCTTTAAAAGGGTGGTGCGAAAGGGTAGGGTTTGAAAATTTTGAAATTCTTAGCGTTTTAAAGACCACGCCTAAAGAGCAGCGTAAAACGGATTTTATTTTGGGGCAGAGTTTGGAAGATTTTTTGGATAAGACAGATCCCTCTAAAACTTTAGAGGGGTATGACGCTCCTTTAAGGGGGTATTTTAAAATGCTTAAACCAAGCAAGCGTTAG
- a CDS encoding ferrochelatase, with protein MRLGVNEAVELSLGELQNTPSISYFNSIVLSLNKVQKGSLFVAKDHTLIPKALELGAYGILYAGEYPLSDRDVAWIKLKDIEHSLNHLFKFCLLNERVVGALLSPMELEIASKIMVSDFVWCLKESLEDLFIIEGCKIAFFDKLEWLHLFYKQERLKEDLKESRLIVLNQSFFCSALVYEKQEYELKMPCIFLEPLKRVIQLCEKLQIAFDLNLLGKKEYPLDHCKPFFVNKNLEIAPYGATARVIVAETSKELFEMMLQKALETLSWGKIVVFCRKNSAAFFKKTNPYFYTTQNNLKEQLKNLAFNFAFIYGISSHHLESLLNPPFFKKTPTLW; from the coding sequence ATGCGATTAGGGGTGAATGAAGCCGTAGAATTGAGTTTGGGCGAATTGCAAAACACGCCCTCAATCAGCTATTTTAATTCTATTGTTTTGTCTTTAAACAAAGTCCAAAAAGGCTCTTTATTTGTCGCTAAAGATCACACTCTCATTCCTAAAGCTTTAGAGTTAGGGGCTTATGGGATTTTATACGCAGGAGAATACCCTTTAAGCGATAGGGATGTGGCATGGATCAAGCTTAAAGATATAGAGCATTCTTTGAATCATTTGTTTAAATTTTGCTTATTGAATGAGCGCGTGGTTGGAGCGCTGTTAAGCCCTATGGAATTAGAGATCGCTTCTAAAATCATGGTGAGCGATTTTGTGTGGTGCTTGAAAGAGAGCCTTGAAGATTTATTCATTATAGAGGGGTGTAAAATAGCCTTTTTTGATAAATTGGAATGGCTTCATTTGTTTTATAAGCAAGAGCGCTTGAAAGAAGATTTAAAAGAAAGCCGTTTAATCGTTCTCAACCAATCGTTTTTTTGCAGTGCTTTAGTCTATGAAAAACAAGAATACGAATTAAAAATGCCATGCATCTTTTTAGAGCCTTTAAAAAGGGTCATTCAATTGTGCGAGAAATTACAAATTGCGTTTGATTTGAATCTTTTGGGCAAAAAAGAATACCCTTTAGATCATTGCAAACCCTTTTTTGTGAATAAGAATCTAGAAATAGCCCCTTATGGCGCAACGGCGAGGGTGATTGTCGCTGAGACTTCAAAAGAATTGTTTGAAATGATGCTTCAAAAAGCCCTTGAAACTTTATCGTGGGGGAAAATTGTCGTGTTTTGCCGTAAAAACAGCGCGGCTTTCTTTAAAAAAACCAACCCTTATTTTTACACCACCCAAAACAACTTAAAAGAGCAATTAAAAAATTTAGCGTTTAATTTCGCTTTTATTTATGGGATTAGCTCTCATCATTTAGAATCCCTTCTAAACCCCCCCTTTTTTAAAAAAACCCCCACGCTATGGTAA
- the metG gene encoding methionine--tRNA ligase produces the protein MQKSLITTPIYYVNDVPHIGHAYTTLIADTLKKYYTLQGEEVFFLTGTDEHGQKIEQSARLRNQSPKAYADSISAIFKDQWDFFNLDYDGFIRTTDSEHQKCVQNAFEIMFEKGDIYKGTYSGYYCVSCESYCTISKTDNTNDKVLCPDCLRETTLLEEESYFFRLSAYEKPLLDFYAKNPEAILPVYRKNEVTSFIEQGLLDLSITRTSFEWGIPLPKKMNDPKHVVYVWLDALLNYASALGYLNNLDNKMAHFACARHIVGKDILRFHAIYWPAFLMSLNLPLFKQLCVHGWWTIEGVKMSKSLGNVLDAQKIAMEYGIEELRYFLLREVPFGQDGDFSKKALVERINANLNNDLGNLLNRLLGMAKKYFNHSLKSAKITAYYSKELEKVHQILDNANSFVPKMQLHKALEELFNVYDFLNKLIAREEPWVLHKNNESEKLEALLSLIANVLLQSSFLLYAFMPKSAAKLASAFHAEITPDNYERFFKAKKLQDMILQDTEPLFSKIEKIEKTEKAGEVPPEKNEKEKKDAKEKAPPKQENYISIEDFKKVEIKVGLIKEAQRIEKSNKLLRLKVDLGEGYLRQIVSGIALDYEPESLVGQMVCVVANLKPAKLMGEMSEGMILAVRDSDNLALISPTREKIAGSLIS, from the coding sequence ATGCAAAAATCACTGATCACAACTCCCATTTATTATGTGAATGATGTCCCTCATATTGGCCATGCTTATACGACTTTGATTGCGGATACTTTAAAGAAGTATTACACGCTTCAAGGCGAAGAAGTCTTTTTTTTAACCGGCACCGATGAGCATGGGCAAAAGATCGAACAAAGTGCGAGATTGAGAAATCAAAGCCCTAAAGCTTACGCTGATAGCATCAGTGCGATTTTTAAAGACCAGTGGGATTTTTTCAATTTAGATTATGATGGTTTTATCCGCACCACAGACAGCGAGCATCAAAAATGCGTGCAAAACGCCTTTGAAATCATGTTTGAAAAAGGGGATATTTATAAAGGCACTTATAGCGGGTATTATTGCGTGAGTTGTGAGAGTTATTGCACGATCTCTAAAACGGACAATACGAACGATAAAGTCTTATGCCCTGATTGCTTGAGAGAAACCACGCTTTTAGAAGAAGAGAGTTATTTTTTCAGATTGAGTGCGTATGAGAAGCCTTTATTGGATTTTTACGCTAAAAACCCTGAAGCGATTTTGCCCGTTTATCGTAAAAATGAGGTAACTTCTTTTATTGAGCAGGGTTTATTGGATCTGTCTATCACGCGCACGAGCTTTGAATGGGGCATTCCTTTGCCTAAAAAAATGAACGATCCTAAACATGTGGTGTATGTTTGGCTGGACGCTTTATTGAATTATGCGAGCGCGCTAGGGTATTTGAATAATTTAGACAATAAAATGGCGCATTTTGCATGCGCTAGGCATATTGTGGGTAAGGATATTTTACGCTTCCATGCCATTTATTGGCCGGCTTTTTTGATGAGTTTGAATTTGCCCCTATTCAAACAGCTTTGCGTGCATGGGTGGTGGACGATAGAGGGCGTGAAAATGAGTAAGAGCTTGGGTAATGTTTTAGACGCTCAAAAAATCGCTATGGAGTATGGGATTGAGGAATTACGCTATTTTTTATTGCGTGAGGTGCCTTTTGGGCAAGATGGGGATTTTTCTAAAAAAGCGTTAGTAGAAAGGATCAATGCGAATTTGAATAACGATTTAGGGAATTTGTTGAATCGCTTGCTAGGCATGGCTAAAAAATATTTCAATCATTCTCTAAAAAGCGCAAAAATCACCGCTTATTATTCTAAAGAGCTAGAAAAAGTGCATCAAATTTTAGATAACGCTAATTCTTTTGTGCCTAAAATGCAATTGCATAAAGCTTTAGAGGAATTGTTTAATGTTTATGATTTTTTAAACAAACTCATCGCTAGAGAAGAGCCATGGGTTTTGCACAAAAACAACGAATCAGAAAAACTAGAAGCTTTATTGAGTTTGATCGCAAATGTGCTTTTACAATCAAGCTTTTTACTCTATGCGTTCATGCCAAAGAGCGCGGCTAAATTAGCGAGCGCTTTTCATGCAGAAATCACGCCTGATAATTACGAACGCTTTTTTAAAGCTAAAAAACTACAAGATATGATTTTACAAGACACCGAGCCTTTATTTTCCAAAATTGAGAAAATTGAAAAGACTGAAAAAGCGGGAGAAGTCCCACCAGAAAAAAACGAAAAAGAAAAAAAAGACGCAAAAGAAAAAGCTCCACCAAAACAAGAAAACTATATCAGCATTGAGGATTTTAAAAAAGTAGAGATTAAAGTGGGGCTTATCAAAGAAGCTCAAAGGATTGAAAAATCCAATAAATTACTGCGCTTGAAAGTGGATTTAGGCGAAGGTTATTTGAGGCAGATTGTCTCAGGGATCGCTTTGGATTATGAGCCTGAAAGCCTGGTGGGTCAAATGGTGTGCGTGGTGGCTAATTTAAAACCCGCAAAGCTTATGGGTGAAATGAGTGAGGGCATGATTTTAGCGGTGCGAGATAGCGATAATTTGGCTTTAATTAGCCCTACCAGAGAAAAAATTGCAGGAAGTTTGATTAGCTAA
- the cfaS gene encoding cyclopropane fatty acid synthase: MISKFLLKSMFKQWKNGDYQVVFWDNSVYRNGEHSPKFTLKIHRPLKFSDIKKDMSLTIAEAYMDGVIDIEGSMDEVMHSLYLQTNYEHLHKHDGAKAIQKPIKESSNISKHYDLGNDFYSIWLDETLSYSCAYFKKDDDTLHAAQLQKLDHTLKKLHLKPGEKLLDIGCGWGYLSIKAAQEYGAQVMGITISSEQYKQANKRVQELGLEDKVTIKLLNYQDLDGRLYRFDKVVSVGMFEHVGKDNLPFYFKKVKEVLKRGGMFLLHSILCCFEGKTNAWVDKYIFPGGYLPSLREVMSVMSECDFHLLMAESLRIHYAKTLDIWRDNFNHNLDQVKRLGYDERFIRMWDLYLRTCASAFRVGSADLFQLLLTNSVDNTFPLTKEYIYQ, encoded by the coding sequence ATGATTTCAAAATTTTTGCTCAAAAGCATGTTCAAGCAGTGGAAAAACGGCGATTATCAGGTCGTTTTTTGGGACAATAGCGTTTATAGGAATGGCGAACATTCGCCTAAATTCACCCTTAAGATCCACCGCCCCCTAAAATTTAGCGATATCAAAAAAGACATGTCTTTGACGATTGCTGAGGCTTATATGGACGGCGTGATTGATATTGAAGGCTCTATGGATGAGGTGATGCATTCTTTGTATTTGCAAACCAATTATGAGCATTTGCACAAACATGATGGCGCTAAAGCTATCCAAAAACCGATCAAAGAAAGCTCCAACATTTCTAAACATTACGATCTGGGGAATGACTTTTATTCTATCTGGCTGGATGAAACCTTAAGCTATTCATGCGCTTATTTCAAAAAAGACGATGACACCCTCCATGCTGCTCAACTCCAAAAATTAGATCACACTTTAAAAAAGCTCCATTTAAAGCCGGGCGAAAAACTGCTGGATATAGGCTGTGGCTGGGGCTATCTCTCTATAAAAGCCGCGCAAGAATACGGGGCGCAAGTGATGGGGATCACCATTTCTAGCGAGCAATACAAACAGGCTAACAAACGAGTCCAAGAGCTAGGGTTAGAGGATAAAGTAACGATCAAATTATTGAATTACCAGGATTTAGACGGACGCTTATACCGCTTTGATAAGGTGGTGAGCGTGGGCATGTTTGAGCATGTGGGTAAGGATAATTTGCCCTTTTATTTCAAAAAAGTTAAAGAAGTGTTAAAGAGAGGCGGGATGTTTTTGCTCCACTCCATTTTATGCTGTTTTGAAGGCAAGACTAACGCATGGGTGGATAAATACATCTTTCCAGGTGGCTACTTGCCCTCTTTAAGAGAAGTGATGAGCGTGATGAGCGAATGCGACTTCCACTTGCTCATGGCTGAAAGCTTACGCATCCATTACGCTAAGACTTTAGACATTTGGCGAGACAACTTCAACCACAATCTAGACCAAGTGAAAAGACTCGGCTATGACGAACGCTTTATCCGCATGTGGGATCTGTATTTAAGGACTTGTGCATCCGCCTTTAGGGTGGGGAGTGCGGATCTATTCCAATTGCTTTTAACCAACAGCGTGGATAACACTTTCCCCTTAACTAAAGAATACATCTACCAATAA
- a CDS encoding mechanosensitive ion channel family protein encodes MRLLLWWVLVLLLFLNPLRAVEEHETDAVDLFLILNQINQLNQVIETYKKNPEKSAEISLYNTQKNDLIKSLTSKVLNERDKIGIDINQNLKEQEKIKKRLSRSIKGNDFYTFMKDRLSLDILLIDEILYRFIDKIRSSIDIFSEQKDVESISNAFLLRLGQFKLYTFPKNLDNVKMHELERMFSDYELRLNTYTEVLRYIKNHPKEVLPKNLVMEVNMDFVLNKISKILPFTAHSLQVSKIALALTILALLLGLRKLITWLLALLLDWIFEIMQRNKKMHVNVQKSIVSPVSVFLALFSCDVALDIFYYPNASPPKVSMWVGAVYIMLLAWLVIALFKGYGEALVTNMATKSTHNFRKEVINLILKVVYFLIFIVALLGVLKQLGFNVSAIIASLGIGGLAVALAVKDVLANFFASVILLLDNSFSQGDWIVCGEVEGTVVEMGLRRTTIRAFDNALLSVPNSELAGKPIRNWSRRKVGRRIKMEIGLTYSSSQSALQLCVKDIKEMLENHPKIANGADSALQNASDYRYMFKKDIVSIDDFLGYKNNLFVFLDQFADSSINILVYCFSKTVVWEEWLEVKEDVMLKIMGIVEKHHLSFAFPSQSLYVESLPEVSLKEGAKI; translated from the coding sequence ATGCGTTTATTATTGTGGTGGGTATTAGTATTGTTATTGTTTTTAAATCCTTTGAGGGCGGTTGAAGAGCATGAAACAGATGCGGTGGATTTGTTTTTGATTCTCAATCAAATCAACCAACTCAATCAAGTCATTGAAACTTACAAGAAAAACCCTGAAAAAAGCGCTGAAATCTCTCTGTATAACACCCAAAAGAATGACTTGATTAAAAGTTTGACTTCTAAAGTGTTGAATGAAAGGGATAAAATTGGTATTGATATTAATCAAAACTTAAAAGAGCAAGAGAAAATCAAAAAGCGTTTGTCAAGAAGCATTAAGGGCAATGATTTCTACACTTTCATGAAAGACAGATTGTCTTTAGATATTTTGTTGATAGATGAAATTTTGTATCGTTTTATAGATAAAATCAGGAGCAGTATTGATATTTTTAGCGAACAAAAAGATGTGGAAAGTATCAGTAATGCTTTCCTTTTGCGTTTAGGGCAATTCAAACTCTACACTTTCCCTAAAAATTTAGACAATGTCAAAATGCATGAATTAGAGCGGATGTTTAGCGATTATGAATTGCGTTTGAACACTTATACCGAAGTCTTGCGTTACATTAAAAACCACCCTAAAGAAGTGCTTCCTAAAAACCTGGTCATGGAAGTGAATATGGATTTTGTGTTAAACAAAATCAGCAAAATCTTGCCTTTCACAGCCCATAGCTTGCAAGTGAGTAAGATTGCGCTTGCTTTGACGATTTTAGCCTTATTGCTAGGTTTAAGGAAGTTGATCACTTGGCTTTTAGCTTTATTGCTGGATTGGATTTTTGAAATCATGCAACGCAATAAAAAAATGCATGTCAATGTGCAAAAAAGCATTGTTTCGCCGGTTTCTGTCTTTTTAGCCCTGTTTAGTTGCGATGTGGCTTTAGATATTTTCTACTACCCTAACGCATCGCCCCCTAAAGTTTCTATGTGGGTGGGCGCGGTGTATATCATGCTTTTAGCATGGTTAGTGATAGCGCTTTTTAAAGGCTATGGGGAAGCGTTAGTTACGAATATGGCTACCAAAAGCACGCACAATTTTAGAAAAGAAGTGATCAACTTGATTTTAAAAGTTGTGTATTTTTTGATCTTTATTGTCGCGCTTTTAGGGGTTTTGAAACAACTAGGGTTTAATGTTTCAGCCATCATCGCTTCTTTAGGGATTGGGGGGTTAGCGGTGGCTTTGGCGGTTAAAGATGTGTTGGCGAATTTTTTTGCTTCTGTTATTTTATTATTAGACAATTCGTTTTCTCAAGGGGATTGGATCGTGTGCGGTGAAGTGGAGGGAACGGTGGTGGAAATGGGGTTAAGACGCACCACGATCAGAGCCTTTGATAACGCTCTTTTGTCCGTGCCTAATTCAGAATTAGCCGGAAAACCCATTAGGAATTGGAGTCGCCGTAAAGTGGGAAGGCGTATTAAAATGGAAATAGGCTTAACTTATAGCTCCAGTCAAAGCGCTTTGCAGCTTTGCGTGAAAGACATTAAAGAAATGTTAGAAAACCACCCTAAAATCGCTAATGGAGCCGATAGTGCTTTGCAAAATGCGAGCGATTACCGCTACATGTTTAAAAAAGATATTGTTTCTATTGATGATTTTTTAGGGTATAAAAATAATTTGTTTGTCTTTTTAGATCAGTTTGCGGACAGCTCTATCAATATTTTAGTGTATTGCTTTTCTAAAACAGTGGTTTGGGAAGAGTGGCTAGAAGTCAAAGAAGATGTGATGTTAAAAATCATGGGGATTGTGGAAAAGCACCATTTGAGTTTTGCTTTCCCATCACAGAGTTTGTATGTGGAGAGTTTGCCAGAAGTTAGCCTAAAAGAAGGGGCTAAAATCTAA